Within Burkholderia diffusa, the genomic segment GTCAACGGCAGGTTGTAGCGGAATCCGAAGTATGCGAGCACGAGCCCCATCAGCCCGTAGATCGCCCACGCATGAAAGCCCCAGTGGAAGAAGGTCATCAGCATCGCCTCGCGTGCGGCGGCGGGCGTGCCGGGGTCGACGGTCGGCGGCTTCAGGAAGTGCTGCATCGGCTCGCCGACGCCGAAGTACATGAGGCCGATGCCCATGCCCGCCGCGAACAGCATGGCCGTCCACGACAGGAAGCTGAACTCGGGCTCGGCGTCGTCGGGGCCGAGCCGGATGTTGCCGAAGTCGCTCGCCGCGATCAGCACGAGAAACACGAGGAACGTGGTGACGGCGAGCACGTAGAACCAGTCGAAGCGAGCGACGACCCATTGCTGGCCGGAGGAGAAGAGTGCGCCTGCTTCGTTCGGGTGCAGCGCGCACACGACGAGCAGTGCACCGATGACCGCAAGCGCGGGCAGCACGACCTGCGGCTTGAATGTCGTGCGGGGCGAGGAACGGGAATCCGGCATGGCTGGCATCCAGTTGTGGGCGCAACGAGGCGCGACGCCGCCCGGCGCGCGTGTCGCGCGTCGGACCCTGATACGGCGTGCGTCGAGTGTACCGCGGTGTCAGGACTGCAAGAAGGGATATGCAGCAGGGATAAACCTGACGAATTGTAAGGTATTGGGGCGATCACGAAAACCCGCACGCTGCGCGCTGCGTGCGAGAGAGCGGCACGTCGAACGTAAAACGCCCCCGACGATGCCGGATCGTCCGGGGCTCAGGCAGGCGATGCGCAGCCGTGCGGGTTCAGAACGTCACGGCGATCCCGGCCATGCCGACGAACTGCCCGTGCGTCGTCGAAGGGGTGAGTTGCTGCGAATCGCCGACGATCGGCGCCGCGTCGACGATATGGCCGGCTCCCAGCGCGCCGAGCGTCCGCCCGCTCGAATGCGTGTACGCCTGCAGCACATAGAGCGTCGTGCGCTTAGACAGGCTGTACGACTCCTTCAGCGAATACTGCTGATAACGGGCCGCGTCCGACACACCGTTCGCCTTCGACGCGAGCGTGTACGCGAACGCGCCGGCCACCGAGAAGGTCGGCGTGAAGCGATACGCGGCGAGCGCGCCGTAGGTGTTGAACACGGCCGTGTCCGTGAACGCGGAGCCGTTGCCGGGCAAATACTTCACGTTCGAGTAGTTGAGGCCCATCGTCAGGTTGCCGAGCGTGTAGTTGCCGGCGGCCGCGACCTGTTCGATGGCCTTCGCGGTCAGGTAGCCCTGGTTCAGCACGGACACCGCGAAGCTGCCCGACGCCGCGGTCGCCGGATTCAGGAAGCCTGCCGACGAGCCCGAGCTGTTGATGCGCAGGTAGCCTGCCGCGATCCCGACCGGCCCGTTCGCATAGCGCAGCGCGGCGCTGAACGTGTTGCCCTTGCCGGTCGCGCCCGCGATGCCGCCGAACGCGTACATTGCGCTCGCGGTCAGCCCGGAGAATGTCGGCGACGTATAGGTGACGGAATTGTTGACGCGGATCGTCGTGTCGAGCCCGTCGATGTCGCCCGGATGCGCGCCCGTCGCGCCGGTCAGCCAGCTGCTCGACGCGTACGGGCCGACCAGCAGGAAGTACGGCGTGTACTGGCGGCCGGCCGTCACCGTGCCGTAATGATCGTTGCGCAGCCCGACGAAGGCCTGGCGGTTGAAGATCGTGCCGGCGGAGGCTTGCGCGCCGGTGTTCAGGTTGAAGCCGGATTGCAGGTCGAAGATCGCGTGCGTGCCGCCGCCGAGATCCTCGTCGCCGCGCAGCCCGAACTTCGACGCATACAGGTTGCCGTCGCGCATGTACACGTTCGAGTGACCTTGCTGGTTGTTCACGTACGCGATCGAATCGTCGACCACGCCGTACAGCGTCACGCTGCTCTGCGCATGGGCGGCGGAAGCGCCGAGCGACGCGACCGATAAAATTAGGATTGCAGAGTAGTGATGCGATGCCTTCATTGACGATCTCCAAGTCTCAAGGGGCGGGAGGCTGATCGGCCTCCTCTTTGGCGAAGGGCGAGTCGTGTGCGCGGCCCGCCCGATCCGAGGGTTCGGTGTTTTCTCGTGTTTGCGCGGTCAGTCGCCGAGTGCCACGACGATGCGGCGCCATGCACCGTCCCGCGCATCGTGTTCGATACGCGCACCGCGCACGGCAAGCGTGCCTTGCAGCGACGCCGGCAGCAGGATCTCGACGCGCTCGGCAGGGCGGTTCATGCGGCCGTCCCAGCGGACCGACACGCCGAGTTCGCCCGACGCCGCGCGCCCGGTCTCGATGCGCCACAGCCCGTATTCGCCGTCGCGCCACGCTTCCGTTTCGCCGTCGTCCTCAACGCACTCGCCGTACGCAACGCCGTCCTCGATGCGCGGCGCGACGAGGAAGCCGCGCATGTCCGCACGTGCGCCGAACCGCTGTTCGGCCACGTTCAGCGGCAGCACGCGGCCCTCGCGCAACAGCATCACCGGCGTGTCGAGCGGCGCGGGCAGCGTCACGTTCGCGCCGCCGTCGAACGACCGCGCGCTCGTGCAGCACAGCCAGCGCGCGCCGGACGGCAAGTAGACCGCGCGCTCCGTGCGGCCGGGCTCGACGACCGGCGCGACCAGCAGCGCGTCGCCGAGCATCATGTCGTCGCATTCGTCGTAGCAGCGCGGGTCGCCGGGGAAGTCGCCGAAGGTCGGCCGCAGCACGGGCTCGTAGCGCGTGGTCGACAGCCACAGCAGGTGATAGAGGTAAGGCAGCAGCCGGTAACGCTGCTTGATCAGCGACGCGATTCGCGCGGTGATCTCCGGATACATCCACGGTTCGTTGACGGTGCCGTCGTCATTCCACGAATGGATGCTGAAGCGCGGCATGAAGATGCCGAACTGCACCCAGCGCAGCAGCAGTTCGGGCGACGGCGCGGGGCCGGAGAAGCCGCCGATGTCGTGACCGATGTTCGACACGCCCGACAACGCGAGCCCGAGGCCCATCCTGAGGTTGTAGCGCAGCGTTTCCCACGACGTGTAGTTGTCGCCGGACCAGGTCTGCACGTAACGCTGCATGCCGGCGCCGCCGGAGCGCGACACGAGGAATGGCCGCCGTGCAGGCGCATGCGCGCGCTGCGCGTCGCGCGACGCGCGCATCATCAACATCGTCTGCAGCACCTTCGCGTCGCGTGCGGGAAACGGCTGGCCGAAGCCGTGCGCGATCGCGTCGGGCGACCAGATTTCGTATTCGTTGTTGTCGTTCCACGTCGACTCGATTCCATAGTCGAGCAGCGCCGACGTGACCTGCTCGCGCCACCAGCGGTACGTGTCCGGTTGAGTGAAGTCGAGATACGCGCCGACCTCGTCCCAGAACTGCACCCATGCCGGTTCGCCGGACGCCGAACGGATCAGCAGCCCGCGCCGCGCGGCGTCGTCGAACGCCGGGTGGTCGCGCAGCAGGCATGGCTTGATGTTCGCGCACAGGCGGATGCCGTGGTCGCGGTAGTGCTTCACGAAACCCTTCGCATCGGGAAACTTCTCGCGGTTCCAGTTGAACACGTAGCGCTTCGCGCCGATCGACGTATAGCCCGACGACAGGTGAAACGAATCGCACAGAATGTCGTGCGATTCGCACTGCTCGACGAACTGGTTCATCTGCCGCTGCGCGTCCGGCGCGTCGGTGTAGCTCATCGTCGAGCCCGAATAGCCGAGTCCCCATTTCGGCGTGCGGGCCGGGCGCCCGGTAAGCCACGTGAAGCGCCGCGCCGCCGCGAGCGGCGTGTCGGGCGACGCGATGAAGTAGTAGTCGAGGTCGCCGTGCTCGGCGACGAAGTAGCGGTACAGCCCGTGGTAGTTGTCGAGTTCGCGGCCCATGTCGAACGCGCAATCCGACAGCGTGTCATAGAACAGCCCGAAGCCCTGGCATGTGTCCGGCGACCACGTGACGTAGAACGGAATGTGTTTGTAGAGCGGGTCCGTGTGCTTCGCGCTGTAACCCATCGCGTCGATGTTGCGCATCTCGAAGCGCGCGCCGGTGCGGTCGAGGTCGCCCGCGCGTTCGCCGAGGCCGAACACCTTGTCGCCGCGCTCGCGCGCGACGTAGTGATAGGCGCGATCGTCCCACCAACCGAAGTTGTACGCCTGCGTCGCACGGTCGGCGAGCACGACGCGCCACGTGTCGTCGGCGCCGCGCATCGACCACGTGCAGTGGCCGCCTTGCCGGTTTACCGTGAGGCGGATCCGCTCGGTTTCGATGCGCACGCCGCCCCCGTCTTCGACAAAGTCGTAGGCCGGCAGCGCGAAGCCGCTCAGGTCGAGCCGGTCGCGCCCTTCGAGCGGCACGTCGTCGAGGCCCGGCGCGATCGTCCAGGTGCGAAGGTTGCGCGGCGTCGCGTCGGGCAGCACGCGCACGCGCACGATGTCGTCCTCGAGCACGAAGATCTCGAGGGTCGCGCCCGCGTCGGACGCGAGCAGCACGCGGTTCGCCTGCCGGTCGGCGACGCGGAACACGGGCGGATGAAGAAGCGAGGTCATGAAGGCGATTCCTGGTGAAAACGGCGGTCAGGCGTGTTGCGCGAGCAGGCGTTCCTGCTTCGACTGTCCGCGGATCAGCACCGCGAGCAACGTGACGCCGATGATGTCGAACAGGCCGAGGCACGCGAACAGCGGTGCGTAGCCGATCTTGTCGGCGAGCGCGCCGACCAGCAGCGAGAAGCCGAGCCCGCCGATCCATGCGGCCATCCCCGCGAAGCCGCTGGCGGTGCCGACTTCCTCGGGATCGAACACGTCGGCCGACAGCGTGTTGACGAGCGCGGAGATCATCTGGTGCGCGAAGCCGCCGACGCAGAACAGGCCGATGGCCGTGTACGGCGACGACACGAGCCCGATCATCGCCGGCCCCAGCATCAGCACTGCGCCAAGCGCGACGCCGGCGACACGCGACCACACGAGCGGCAGCTTGAACCGTTTCGCGAGGTAGGGCGACAGGTAGCC encodes:
- a CDS encoding porin — protein: MKASHHYSAILILSVASLGASAAHAQSSVTLYGVVDDSIAYVNNQQGHSNVYMRDGNLYASKFGLRGDEDLGGGTHAIFDLQSGFNLNTGAQASAGTIFNRQAFVGLRNDHYGTVTAGRQYTPYFLLVGPYASSSWLTGATGAHPGDIDGLDTTIRVNNSVTYTSPTFSGLTASAMYAFGGIAGATGKGNTFSAALRYANGPVGIAAGYLRINSSGSSAGFLNPATAASGSFAVSVLNQGYLTAKAIEQVAAAGNYTLGNLTMGLNYSNVKYLPGNGSAFTDTAVFNTYGALAAYRFTPTFSVAGAFAYTLASKANGVSDAARYQQYSLKESYSLSKRTTLYVLQAYTHSSGRTLGALGAGHIVDAAPIVGDSQQLTPSTTHGQFVGMAGIAVTF
- a CDS encoding glycoside hydrolase family 31 protein, whose product is MTSLLHPPVFRVADRQANRVLLASDAGATLEIFVLEDDIVRVRVLPDATPRNLRTWTIAPGLDDVPLEGRDRLDLSGFALPAYDFVEDGGGVRIETERIRLTVNRQGGHCTWSMRGADDTWRVVLADRATQAYNFGWWDDRAYHYVARERGDKVFGLGERAGDLDRTGARFEMRNIDAMGYSAKHTDPLYKHIPFYVTWSPDTCQGFGLFYDTLSDCAFDMGRELDNYHGLYRYFVAEHGDLDYYFIASPDTPLAAARRFTWLTGRPARTPKWGLGYSGSTMSYTDAPDAQRQMNQFVEQCESHDILCDSFHLSSGYTSIGAKRYVFNWNREKFPDAKGFVKHYRDHGIRLCANIKPCLLRDHPAFDDAARRGLLIRSASGEPAWVQFWDEVGAYLDFTQPDTYRWWREQVTSALLDYGIESTWNDNNEYEIWSPDAIAHGFGQPFPARDAKVLQTMLMMRASRDAQRAHAPARRPFLVSRSGGAGMQRYVQTWSGDNYTSWETLRYNLRMGLGLALSGVSNIGHDIGGFSGPAPSPELLLRWVQFGIFMPRFSIHSWNDDGTVNEPWMYPEITARIASLIKQRYRLLPYLYHLLWLSTTRYEPVLRPTFGDFPGDPRCYDECDDMMLGDALLVAPVVEPGRTERAVYLPSGARWLCCTSARSFDGGANVTLPAPLDTPVMLLREGRVLPLNVAEQRFGARADMRGFLVAPRIEDGVAYGECVEDDGETEAWRDGEYGLWRIETGRAASGELGVSVRWDGRMNRPAERVEILLPASLQGTLAVRGARIEHDARDGAWRRIVVALGD